A stretch of Pseudoclavibacter chungangensis DNA encodes these proteins:
- a CDS encoding fibronectin type III domain-containing protein, producing MTRRLRIAAPGIVTRVVAAVGVAVVAVGGLLALTDDAAVAAVEPITDVNLSWQLNDEVGGGAYFGGCNFLSAGTAGNSGSSRLWTESDGFYRASDGDVTITKPDSSGTQVAPTWSTKCQTSAGTPAATSAGSTTANRVNLANGTGTIDVDAGTASIAWRGSFTIVFYGGLTYWTVSDVRLDVADGSGTLRGTASGYGADMYDTSKWVELAPTEIDLATFSGVALASGGFTITPDYDRVTVSVSGTPQVTSGADAGSFPQSFITFNELTGQSSYWYSSGGAADPKKRAKPITVTVGATPSAAPDHTRIPKGLKELGIGFTGLGASAEEVRVTDGTGPLVASPTVVPVSGGAGRGVWNVADLPLGTNRLIVEVRSGDSWTAADIPPLEIEVVPALGTATPTLGTPSTTSDSVTIDWSWTHTDAGPPTDYVTRVYAGTTATGTPVGERTSTERSYTLGGLRPDQSYTVTVTPRVAGAEGSPASLTTKTAVAGNTTPTPTPTDDPGGADAGGATLYWGLNKESTSGAFYGGCNFLVAGSGPVRGSSGVWNESEYRSADGDVTVIKPNGATFEQASWANTCADRGGVAVSTQRQGSDSESQVRITDGEVTKASDGSLRVQWRGSFTVAFYGGLAYWSATDPLLVVDASGSGRVTATGSGYGASMQDASKWVKLDDRTITLANLGGIDAATVERDGGFALTPDYLGVSYTGTGSSQGVVGSGDGTATGQAARTAANGSYWGSFPSDFVDFQNETGLFSYWFTSGGARDVYKPTLPMTVSLDGTGAPEVGTYSASTPLALNQSQSGGTNTGSGAAAPQAQAAEEATGEASGNEVATASGPEAGGADTTRGPIHPGLLAAGGAGLVGVAGLNWAVGLLIRRRLGLDPTMFG from the coding sequence ATGACGAGGCGACTCCGAATCGCGGCACCCGGCATCGTGACCCGTGTCGTCGCGGCGGTCGGTGTGGCCGTCGTCGCGGTCGGCGGCCTGCTCGCGCTCACGGACGACGCCGCGGTCGCCGCGGTGGAACCGATCACCGACGTGAACCTCTCGTGGCAACTGAACGACGAGGTCGGCGGTGGCGCCTATTTCGGTGGCTGCAACTTCCTCTCGGCCGGGACGGCGGGGAACTCGGGCAGCTCGCGGTTGTGGACCGAATCGGATGGGTTCTACAGGGCCAGTGACGGCGATGTGACGATCACGAAGCCCGACAGCTCGGGCACCCAGGTCGCGCCGACCTGGTCCACGAAATGCCAGACGTCCGCCGGCACGCCTGCCGCGACGAGCGCCGGGTCGACGACCGCGAACCGCGTCAACCTCGCGAACGGCACGGGAACGATCGACGTCGACGCGGGAACGGCGTCGATCGCGTGGCGCGGATCGTTCACGATCGTGTTCTACGGCGGCCTGACCTACTGGACCGTGAGTGACGTGCGGCTCGATGTCGCCGACGGCTCGGGGACGCTGCGCGGGACGGCGTCCGGCTACGGCGCGGACATGTACGACACGTCGAAGTGGGTCGAACTCGCTCCCACGGAGATCGACCTCGCGACGTTCAGCGGCGTCGCGCTCGCGTCCGGGGGATTCACGATCACGCCCGACTACGACCGGGTCACGGTGTCGGTCTCGGGGACACCGCAGGTGACGAGCGGCGCCGACGCGGGGTCGTTCCCGCAGTCGTTCATCACGTTCAACGAGCTCACCGGCCAATCGTCCTACTGGTACAGCTCGGGTGGCGCGGCCGACCCGAAGAAGCGCGCGAAGCCCATCACGGTCACGGTCGGAGCGACGCCGAGTGCGGCCCCGGACCACACACGCATTCCGAAGGGGTTGAAGGAACTCGGCATCGGGTTCACCGGGCTCGGCGCCTCGGCCGAGGAGGTGCGGGTCACCGACGGCACGGGGCCCCTCGTCGCCTCGCCCACCGTCGTCCCCGTCTCGGGCGGCGCCGGCCGGGGCGTCTGGAACGTCGCGGACCTGCCGCTCGGAACGAACCGATTGATCGTCGAAGTCCGCTCGGGGGACTCGTGGACGGCCGCCGACATCCCGCCGCTCGAGATCGAGGTCGTTCCGGCGCTCGGCACGGCGACCCCGACGCTCGGGACCCCGAGCACGACGAGCGACTCGGTCACGATCGACTGGTCGTGGACGCACACGGACGCGGGACCCCCGACCGACTACGTCACGCGTGTCTACGCCGGGACTACGGCCACCGGGACGCCGGTCGGGGAGCGCACCTCGACGGAGCGTTCGTACACGCTCGGTGGGCTCCGACCCGACCAGTCGTACACGGTCACCGTCACACCACGCGTCGCGGGCGCCGAGGGGAGCCCCGCGAGCCTCACGACGAAGACGGCGGTCGCCGGGAACACGACCCCCACACCCACACCGACCGACGATCCAGGTGGCGCCGACGCCGGCGGTGCCACGCTCTACTGGGGGCTCAACAAGGAGAGCACGAGCGGTGCGTTCTACGGCGGCTGCAACTTCCTCGTGGCCGGTTCCGGTCCCGTGCGCGGCAGCTCCGGTGTGTGGAACGAATCCGAGTACCGTTCGGCCGACGGCGACGTCACCGTCATCAAGCCCAACGGCGCCACCTTCGAGCAGGCGAGCTGGGCCAACACGTGCGCCGATCGTGGAGGTGTCGCCGTCTCGACGCAGCGGCAGGGGTCGGACAGCGAATCGCAGGTTCGCATCACCGACGGTGAGGTGACGAAGGCGAGCGACGGCTCGCTCCGTGTGCAGTGGCGCGGATCATTCACGGTCGCGTTCTACGGCGGTCTCGCCTACTGGTCGGCGACCGACCCCCTCCTCGTCGTCGACGCATCGGGATCCGGCCGGGTCACCGCGACCGGCAGCGGCTACGGCGCCTCCATGCAGGACGCGTCCAAGTGGGTGAAACTCGACGACCGCACGATCACGCTCGCGAACCTCGGCGGCATCGACGCCGCGACCGTCGAGCGAGACGGGGGCTTCGCGCTCACCCCCGACTACCTCGGCGTGAGCTACACCGGGACCGGATCCTCGCAGGGCGTCGTCGGTTCGGGCGACGGGACCGCCACCGGACAGGCGGCACGAACGGCGGCCAACGGATCGTACTGGGGCTCGTTCCCGAGCGACTTCGTCGACTTCCAGAACGAGACCGGCCTGTTCTCGTACTGGTTCACCTCCGGCGGTGCGCGAGACGTCTACAAGCCGACGCTCCCCATGACCGTGAGCCTCGACGGCACGGGCGCACCCGAGGTCGGCACGTACAGTGCCTCGACGCCCCTGGCACTGAATCAGTCGCAGTCCGGCGGCACGAACACGGGTTCCGGTGCCGCAGCGCCGCAGGCCCAGGCCGCCGAGGAGGCCACGGGCGAGGCGAGCGGGAACGAGGTCGCCACGGCGTCGGGGCCGGAGGCCGGCGGCGCGGACACCACGCGCGGTCCCATCCACCCCGGGCTCCTCGCGGCCGGCGGCGCCGGGCTCGTCGGGGTCGCCGGACTGAACTGGGCCGTCGGCCTGCTCATCAGGCGACGGCTCGGCCTCGATCCGACGATGTTCGGCTGA